From Anopheles arabiensis isolate DONGOLA chromosome 3, AaraD3, whole genome shotgun sequence, a single genomic window includes:
- the LOC120902724 gene encoding high affinity copper uptake protein 1-like isoform X3 — MMHMSFWWGSNVGDVFFSGLTVNGTGPMVALCLTLTALSVAYEGLKIHGAKVRARTARERVRSASCPPSESATLLSLEGSVSNGPLSGSNLSRRIRKLAAEAVTFLFHSMLGYALMLTVMVYNGYLFVAVVGGMGLGYFLFGHLSMKVNMENIQAHQTKMICTTRCLQQGAESCAMSHSAPCPSANR; from the exons ATGATGCACATGTCCTTCTGGTGGGGCTCGAACGTGGGCGACGTGTTCTTCTCCGGCCTGACGGTGAACGGTACGGGACCAATGGTGGCCCTCTGTCTCACGCTGACCGCCCTGTCGGTGGCGTACGAAGGGCTGAAG ATCCACGGTGCTAAGGTGCGCGCTAGGACGGCACGCGAACGGGTACGATCCGCCTCGTGTCCACCGAGCGAAAGTGCCACTCTGCTCTCGCTGGAGGGTAGCGTCAGCAATGGGCCACTGAGCGGCAGCAACCTATCGCGCCGCATCCGGAAGCTGGCCGCCGAAGCCGTCACCTTCCTCTTTCACAGCATGCTCGGCTATGCGCTCATGCTGACGGTGATGGTGTACAATGGGTACCTGTTTGTGGCGGTCGTCGGTGGCATGGGGCTCGGTTACTTCCTGTTTGGCCACCTCTCGATGAAGGTCAACATGGAGAATATACAGGCGCACCAGACGAAAATGATCTGCACCACGCGCTGCCTACAGCAAG